The Cicer arietinum cultivar CDC Frontier isolate Library 1 chromosome 1, Cicar.CDCFrontier_v2.0, whole genome shotgun sequence genome contains the following window.
TCAAATTAGAGGCTGAATTTACTTACATGTGTTCTACATTTTGCTCATAGTGCCTATCTCCCCATCAAAGACAAATAAAAAGCatacaaaatacattaataattataaaccAGTCAACAttatatagaatttttttttgaaacactatatataattatatatggtttaaatttgttttttatctttcaaatatatgtctttttagttttagtccttgtaattttttttttgaattagacccctgtaaattttaatttttttttaaaatttttattttgtttttataataaaaaatgctGATGTAGCTCATTTTTCCGTGACAGTCTGAATAGAAAATGACATGGCTTATTTTATGATGACTTATTATTTGTCATTAATAAAAGTAATGaaataagtaattaaaatataaaacaattattttaataaagcGTAATAAATTGGCTTATTTTGGCCAATTTTCAGTTTTCGACACAAGGCATGAGTTTGCCTAGTTTCATATCGCTGATTATGCTGAGTTTTTTCATAGGATTAAGTTGTTCTCAATGAATTACCAAATGTATGCCTTTCTCATTTCTAAAGAGacatttttcatcttttttaccCAAACCTCAAATGTCCAATAGCCTCTGCTTGACCATCTCCATTCCTCCATTCCATCTCAACTGCTCCAATTCTCTAATCGACACAAAGGCAACATTGCCTCGTGCGCATCTCTTATGAGCGTCATATTTGCTCCTTTTTTTAGTCAAATTTCGATGAAAAAACAGATTTAGGAGAGTAACGTggaatcatcttcttcataataACCACCACCATCATCATAATTggtttttttcagattcaaaaATTTGGGAATTAGGGTtagaatattttgtttttaatttctttccAAATATCAAGATCTAATTAGTGAAACATTAatgtaactatttttaaattattactgtgatgttttgttgttgatactATCAAAAatttgttgtattttattttactgtatgattttcaatgttttttttttttgcatttttaatGTGTAAATTAGTGTTAaagaacaaacaaaaaaggaGTTTGAGGTTTTGGGATTATGGAGAAAAAGATAGTTATTTCGTGGATTAAGATATGGGCCTTTAGTTGAAGGTGTGTGTTGATACTCTGGGACTTTTGTTGGGATGATGGAGAAAAAGATAGTTATGTTTTGTTGGATTGatagtttatattatttagaacaTGCTTTTAAACAATCAAGGTTTTGTTAGTATTATTAGAATTATGGTGAAAATgagaattgatgtaaatcaataaagttatttttatacaCTTGAATTGATATAGGAATTGAATTGTATTACCCTCTCAATGAAATTGAAACACCCTAAGAAAGATTATGCGTCTACTCAAACACATATTTGAATGAATGTACATAAGCCCGATAGTGACAAAAACTCTTTAATTCAAAAAGAGGTATCTAAAGAAGTGAAATAATACGTGGAACTTAAAAAGGCAGAGAAAAGAATAATCAGAGATTTGAAAGACAAAGAAAATAATACTCTTAGTCTAAAGAGGCAAAACAAGAAATAGTTGTATGCTATTGATTTCTTAGTGGATTAAGTCATGATCGCATTgagacaaattttttttgtagaGGAGGACTTGATGTAGCAAAAGTTGTtatgaactagtataaaaatactTGTGtctcttctctttctcaatgttgttattttatttaagttcttaattattcaactttattttactcaaaaatgatttacaatcataagttgaatgttttgataaaaaaaacatatttttttgtgTGTAGCAAACGaatttgattttcataaatGGTTAACAAAATTCAAACCCCCACTCTTCTTTCTTGTGCTTTCCAACATCTTCAAATTTCTGTTGGTGACCCTTTATTTTGTTCTCAATTGGGTTGAACGCTGGTTTTAACAGGAGTTATCGATTGGGATAACGGTGTGGGTATAACATATAATAGCTTCAAATAGCAATCCAATGCAAATGGCTTGATGAAGTGAGTAGGTCTTTACAACCTAGTTAAACTTGTTTAGAGTTATAAAGATTAGCTTAGGGGTaggttggttttttttttttatgaaatgttatttattatgatttgaatttaaattttaaaataaagatgtttGATTTAAAAGGATTTGTTTATCCGCCTTtgatcaatttattttcaaagaaCTTTTAGAaatgttttgttaaaaaaattattgtaaaactccGGATTCTATAGCTAGAGCAAGAGGGAATGAATTATGATGGGTAATATACGAAATAGAATGTGTGCATGTAAACAAAAGAAGCAAAGGGAAGATGTGTGATTGGGACTTTTGTAACAATAAAGGAGAGTGAAGAAAATACACTTGTGGATTGTCTTAGCGAAAAAGAGATTAGCGAAAAAGAGATAAAATGAATTATGAAAGTGAAATATGGGCTTTCAGATACATGCTCGCCATATctattttggattttgtttttttatagtcAAAGTCAATGTGAGTTAATATAGCAGGTCTAAAGACCCaattttttatagtttatatgTATTAAGGTCAGTCAAATGTATTAAATTCAGTCAAATGTATTAATTCAATCAAATGTATTAATTCAATCAAATGTATTAAATTTTCAgtcaaatgtattaattatattattgttttattttatttaatatggaGCATCGATACATAAATATGCAATATATTAAACTTAGACTCGTCATCAAAACAAGAGAGTTGTGAAAATGAATATTAcattattctttgttttttgtttagtGACTAGTAGTATTGGTCACATGGTTGATGCTATGCATAGTATgttaaaataaaggaaatacTTCAAATGTTCATAAAAGTTGttctaactaaaaaaataagttgtttcaatttttttatgttttaatttacgTTTGACGTAACTAAATTGAGAAGTGtagttttatttctttaaaacaTGAAGTTAGAAACACAATTTCAAATTCTTTAAGATATAAcatgatattaaaatattacagCATGATAATTTCAAGACCAGATGCTACAATATCCTATGCAGTGGTTTTGTTCAGATCGATTATTCGTATTACCTCGGTGCACGTGTAGCACAAACATCTTCTTATGGCGGAACTATGGTTTAGTTGCCAAAATCTCTTTTTCAAGTCACCTctttatacaaaatttaaatttataatatgtgCAAATTATataatgtgaaaaaaaaaaagtttagaagTTATAGaattttgtcaataaaaaaaattataatattatcataATGTTATTGCTCAGACATACTTAAAGGAATAGAAGACTATATGttatataaaacatatataagATTAACATTCATTCACTTATTTTAAGTATATATACTGCCAAATGTTATTCATGAATTATTAggaatgaaaataatatatattgttaaaaatGTTTTACTTATGTAATCAGGAtgaaaaaaccaaaaattggTGGTTAACTGTGgctagggatgggaataggctagaccgtccgacaggggcatatggcctggcctacttatggcttGGTCTGACttggcctgtttaataaaaaggtcagactcaggctatttttaaagcctatttatataaataggcCAGGCTCAAGcttgtaaaaaagcctattaggcctgacatgccggcctatatatattttataggtattccattctctattttttcttcttctaatttccattgccctcactccaacaaacatgtatgaaaacaacatatttttttataaaaaccgatattatttatttgttactttatattttataaaaaccaatactatttatttgttatctttatatatattattagtatataaatttagaaatcctaattgtttattattactgaatatgagtttgtttgagaggtaatattccgagttgtttgagaggatttgtttagaggtaatattctgagttgtttgagaggtaatatttcgagttgtttgagaggatttttttaaaggtaatattctgagttgtttgagagataataatatgtgcgtttatttcaataaaaaatttattcttttaaaccaaaaactattttttagggtttaaaaggtatttgtttcatattttttaaaaattattttgttagaaaaatcatttttttatttaatatatatatacatatacacattagtattggtatatggagaatcagataaatcgatatgtgtagagcatcatgtagctatagataattgtttatttattacctttatatatatatatatatatatattattactaaatatgatgttgcacgagaggatttgtttgagaggtaataatcggagtttgtttgagagataataatgggtgcgtttgttttaataaaaaatttattcttttaaaccaaaaatcattttttagtgtttaaagggtgtttgtttcatattttttttaaattattttgttaaaaaaattatttttaatgtgaataaggcttttaaatggGCTTACAGGCCAggccatgataggccgtaggccaggctcaagccgaaaaaaaaagcctatcataggccgtaggccaggcttaggcctcaaaaaatcatcgtaggccaggctcaggcctttcaaagcctggcctggcctggcctattcccacccctaactGTGGCAAACAAAAATATTGGTTATTTTTCGGCATCCTTATTCTTCAACTTGGCGACAGGTGGTCAAGTAGGATTAGGCGGGCAAACAGAAACTCAAGTCGGTGCTCCTAGTCCTTCAATGGGATCAGGGCATTTTCCAGATGATAATTTTTCCCATACTTGTTATTTTAGGAATGTTAGATTTCAGAATGCATCTAGACAATTTCGTGGACCTCCTGAATATTTGGTAGACACATTCAATGATGCCCCTAAGTATTGCTATCAAATTCATTATAATGACGATTTCCCTAGTCCAATTGGTCATGCTCTTCAATTTGGAGGACCTGGTGGTACCTACTGTGACCATTAATTGTTATAAACAAGTTTTTGTTGTATgtagtataataataaaaaaagatttatttatttttctaatgatTTATACAAAAATGTgatttgtctttttattttttatttttttattttgataatttaccttttttaaaaatatatatatattttttttatggttagttaatataatatttaatatgtctcatattaaaaaaaaaagaaggagaaATCCCATTAGTATACAAACTTCTTAggaaaataataaagaataaaaaatgtttaGACATTGAGATGATACCTATATGTATTTCAATGGAATTAACTTATGACCACTTCGTATAATAATCATcattaattaactttttctttgtaaaaaaaataatggtttgacaataaaattttatcttcgATCACTTATGTAGTATTGAAAATTCAATTATGAAGctgtattttgttaaaaataaatagtatataaaaaaatcgtTTCTACAAAATTTGATTATACAATGTATTGAGAAAAATTCTTAGAAATAAacttatttgtcaaaaaataaaagataaatatttttggttaataataaaaaaagttgaagaTTTAACAAGTAAGAAATAGTTTGATAAAGTTTgccaaaaaattaattgatgaaGGATAgttaaaaatacaaatcacTTATAAAACCAGAATATAtgcattttagtattttagtATGTTGTTGCATTCTTagaactaatatttttttagcaaAAATTAGAGTGTTCAAACCTCACGTGCCAACTTTGACATCACCAACTAATTTAGTATCCAAAATTACCACCTATAATTATAAAcactaataaatatattaattaaaataaagaagaacaaaaaattaGGAGAGAACAGGCCAAAACCTTAtagaacaacaaaaaaaattggataGATGCTTCGTTAATAACCTTATCAAAGAATCTAGACAGATAAAAGATGCAAGATTGAAATTTAACTAACAACAAGTCATACttctattaatttatctaaatcTATAAATTGGATTACTACTTCTATTTCTAAAAAAAGTCATACTTGATGAAGCTTGACAATGTTTAACTGTAAAAAAATCCCACTAAATAGAGTGcataattatgaaattataaaagttaAGAGAATAGAAATCACCTATTCTAAAAGATGTTTGTGGTATGTTGAATAGATGGAATTAATAACTAATGGTATTTGATAGACGGGGTTAATAAGGTATTGGAATCTTTTAAGTACATTGATAACTTTGCATATATAATATTAGTGCAAAAATGATTAAAAGCATGtggcaacaaaaaaaattagaaagaatgaataaactaaaaacttttttagtataattgaaagaaaaaaaatgaatcaagTAAAATGACTATAAATTAGTGTAGGTGTAGTGTCTTTACTTTAATGTTTAAAGTAGATCAAAATTGTTTAAACGAACTATAAATTAATTCCAAGAATAGAAATTAAACATATTCTGACCTTTCAAAATTCACATTAAATATGTTACTTGATATTATtgcaaacataaatataaaatatggcCTTTCACATGTACCAAAAATTTAAATGGAGTTTCCTATATAGTTTTTTAGACAGCACCGAGACAAATTTCTAGTGAGAAAAATTATGCACAATGATAATTATTGTATAGTAATATAACACATATACATTGTTTTAGCAATATTTATCTTcactatatattaaataaaataacgaGTACGGAAGTAATTAAAAGACAAGTGATTAAATCGTTAAATTCATTACTATTACTCAACATAAATTGGAATTTGGGGTGATTTGAAATACATGacactttaaatttaataataattttaaatagtagAGACTTGTggcaaataatttttaatttattggttATAGTCTAAAGATTAAAGAATGTATATTACATTGTAACATTTTATAaccaatttcaaattttaattgcaACCATTGAAAATATCCAAAAATAACTAAATGTCGTATAGATAAATTCCAACTCTACGAGATTGCAATGTACATATTCATGATTGCAAAATTGATAAGATTTAGCCAAAACAAAGTCCCCAAAAGTTTAATACTAAACCAACCGTAAATTAAAACATAGAGGATGTCTCCTAATCCTTCTTATTTTTGAAGCTTTTTACAATTTTGAATCAGTCGTAAGAGGATTAGAGACTGGATTAATGTCTTCATATATTTGTCCTCGATCAACAACTATTTCTTCAAACTTGGGCATCAAATCCTTTACTACATTAACATCTAAATTATCCTCGTCACTACCAAAACCTAATACTCCTTAATttcgaaataattaaaaaaaatacatgtttagtatgacaaaataaattataaaagttaaGAGAATAAAAATTACCCCACCACAATAGATCCGAAtttattaataacatcaatttaagcacaaatatttttgacacaaaataattattcaaaatttaaattgacaTCATTCTTTACATATATCTTAAACTACAAAGACTTTTCAACAAAATGTCCAATGACTATAAGAACAATATATTACTCACAATCCTAATATTGACATTGGCattattgtattaaaaaaataattagatcatAAACATATACATAACATATGATAATACAAGAATGAGATACTAAGTTTGTTAGAAAAAAAGACTCACTCGATCCATTTCATCAAACTAGTTTAGACATGACTTGATTGTCAATGACTATGACTCTAACTTTGAAACGGTACCTTAATGAAATTAATaagaaatgattttaaataacaaataactaAACATCAATATTCAATAATAAATACACACCATAGAAAGAATATTATGTTAAACACCTTGGCAATATAGTCTTGATGTGCTTGTTACATTTTGGATAGAAAAAGCTTTTTGAACCTTCAATAACTCCTTTGTTGCATACacaaaacatgtttaattgtatCAAACACCAGAAAAAACATAGCATgcaaaaaaagtataaataaaaaggGTCAGAACCAAGTTGGTATGAAGAACAATGACTCTTAATtatttgatgataacaaaattattttatgagaactATTTATGTTTTAATGGATGTGTTTAAGTGTGCATTGTCTCTCTTATAATAGTTTAAAGGCTCAACGCTGCATCCtctaatgaataaaaaaaaaaaaaagaattccCAAATCAAGGCAGATGCATTATGACTCTATAAAATCAATCCCCTGTCTCATTCTGACAAATGGGCTTTCAACGTGCCTATGTTACTTTCTAATCAACTCAATTTCAAAGCACCTCTTTGGAAAACTCATTTTAAGAACAATGCATCTAATTATTTTGGTTATTCAGTTTATCGTCTGGTCAACACTTCAGGTCTAGTCTCTATTAAAAACAGCTATCTTGAGTTAATCTTATGAGGCCAAAACATTGATGAAGACAAACATCATAATATCCCATACTCATCAAAGTTAGACTTATACTCTGATTGAAGGAATGTAATGACATCCTCTAATATTCCTACCGCTTTTATCAAGACATATAGAACATGTTTTAAGTGTTGATCTCTAAATATtgatacaatttattttatgtacAGATTCATGCAATCTCAACaatggtcaaaaaccctaattgcctTGAAGTGTCTATATATAATGACTAGTGATGTTCACTGCAAATGACATGAGAATACGAACTGCAGAAATACACAACAACCTTAGAAACAATGTTCTATCACTTTCATAAtgaaatattactaataatctgATAGCATACTTTGTAACATTCTCTTAGAAGAGTTTTTCAGAAAAACTCTTAAACACTTTCTTGTAacctgtaacaccccaaatttaataattgttatttaattaattaaaatactattttagagttaatttgaaatttaaagtattttatgatatatattgataaatattatgattatttttctttatgtgTGTGTTTGATGTGGTGTGATAAATTTCCATGTGTTTggcttaataatttatttaaattatcgatattgatattaaatatactcatttttttaaaatatttgttggtatatatgacctcgtaataagcggaatatatcagaatgtatcagttctttatgaaattaaatcaatttcatacacacagcggaaattaaattgtggcatacaagattagcaagttttattagattgatgtgagattaatcaagatgcatacaagtcaaattatcagatgaagcaatattacttattacagaatatgtttaacatgcatctaattttaatcacatatacagatatatcaagatagtaaatcaaaggagataagggttagagaagattgcaccaaggatttatactggttcagttgtccacttgacaacctacatccagtcctgcaaatccaaacggatttcagattttcttctccaatagaaagaatcaattacagattgtccagtttcctccccgaaacctatctatcttaatgatctctttcctattgatcaccctctgatccttgtagatagtcagcaacctatcacagaatcaaagtacaactctttcttgttgagcactctcacccaagaaagtagtcaccagtttctagctggattttctcgctttgtttttgtttcaaagaattattacaaacagaatacagaaagaacaaaaagtagtcttcaatcttggtcaaaatggcttctcataattctggatatcaaagatttgtttttgagaatccttgtctttcaagattgtttagcagctatctttttgattgttgataatcctctttttcaatttgatctgaaaaagtaatctcataaccaagtgttattgtgtatcaagaatattcaatgtatatttcagattgatatcattgttattatcattcatgttattgaaagacagattgaagacagtttatatagtttctgaaaaacacattaatcaatcgatttaccaatcgatttcgtaaagtgataaaccagtctaatcgatttgccaatcgattatcgtgtgtcttgtttttcttgaatcttgaaactatataacccaatcgatttaccaatcgattctttaaacaacatttctcagtgattatgttaagactgatatgaatcgatttcgtaatcgattgcagatgttatgttcaaactgaaacacatatcaatcgattccataatcgatttatcaaatcttcataatcgattaacaaatacttaaaatcgatttggtcacacgctcagagttcactgggttttcaaaaggttttgtcaatcgatttgccaatcgattgagtttaagtcagtgactcagctattttgatactaatcgacgtgccaatcgatttgtatgtatttgtctgaaaacgttcttacctggga
Protein-coding sequences here:
- the LOC140921118 gene encoding uncharacterized protein; this translates as MWMHMILLGDVKKEVTNLLQEGIIYPISDSQCVSPVQVVPLKTGLTMVKNENNELIPARVQNSWRVCIDYRRVNQTTRKDHFPLPFINQMLEGLAGGQVGLGGQTETQVGAPSPSMGSGHFPDDNFSHTCYFRNVRFQNASRQFRGPPEYLVDTFNDAPKYCYQIHYNDDFPSPIGHALQFGGPGGTYCDH